The Natronoglycomyces albus genome has a segment encoding these proteins:
- a CDS encoding VOC family protein — protein sequence MKVELNHTVIVCRDKYASARFWADILQLHIHGEFGPFVQVRTTNSVDLDFLTVTEGEDITSQHYAFLVADEVFDQGFARIKALGLQFQADPHGKQIGEIYQYEGGRGVYFSDPNGHFLEMFTRTPGYGRTDG from the coding sequence ATGAAAGTCGAACTCAATCACACTGTCATTGTCTGCCGCGACAAATACGCATCGGCGCGCTTTTGGGCCGACATTCTTCAACTCCACATTCACGGAGAATTTGGCCCGTTCGTGCAAGTGAGGACGACTAACTCCGTCGACCTGGACTTCCTCACCGTCACCGAGGGTGAGGACATCACCAGTCAGCACTATGCCTTTTTGGTCGCAGATGAGGTCTTCGATCAAGGATTCGCCCGCATCAAGGCACTGGGGCTGCAATTCCAAGCCGACCCGCACGGCAAGCAAATAGGTGAGATCTACCAATACGAAGGCGGCCGCGGCGTCTACTTCTCAGACCCCAACGGCCATTTCCTCGAAATGTTCACGCGCACCCCCGGCTACGGGCGTACCGACGGCTAG